ACCACCCACAAGATCGACATTTATGCGGCTGCTCATGACATGTTTGACGTGATCGGGCCTTACGCAAAACAGTTTGGCGAGATTTCTTCCATTTACAAAGATGGGGACAAATATTGCTGCGAGGCAAAGGATCCCATCACCTGCGGCATGGCAATGGAGGAGTTTGTTCCTGCAAATTACTGGAAAGAGCATCCGGAAGCAGGCGTGATGATCATGGGCGCAGGTGGAAGCTGTATTTCCATGTGTTCTTATTACATGAGAAATTCCGGCAAGGGCAATGATCCGAAGAACATCGTTGTGGCAAACCGTTCCACACCGAGACTGGATGAGTGCAAAAAGATCAACGAAGAGTTTTATCCGAACACCATCCCGGCAGAGTATTTCCTGACACCTGATCCGGGCCAGAACGATGACGTCATGGCAAAAGAGATGGGAGAGGGCTCTCTGATCATCAATGCCACCGGCCTTGGAAAAGACCGTCCGGGTTCTCCGCTGACAGATGCGGCACAGTTCCCGAAGAAAGCCATCGTGTGGGAGATCAACTATAGAGGCGAGCTGACCTTCATGCATCAGGCAGAGGCACAGGAGAAAGAAAAAGAACTGGATATCCAGGATGGCTGGATGTATTTTGTATATGGCTGGACACAGGTAATGGCTGATGTGTTCCACTGTGAGCTGCTTGGCGAGAAACTGAAAAAACTCAGCGAGATTGCACGTGAGGTACAGAGCAGAAAGTAGAAAGGAGATAGCATATGGCACATTTTAATGGCGGCGATAAACCGTTTGATTTTGAAAGAGGATTTGTCATTGATTTTGATCCCCAGACAGGTCTTTCCAAGACCCTGGAT
Above is a window of Oscillospiraceae bacterium NTUH-002-81 DNA encoding:
- a CDS encoding shikimate dehydrogenase; protein product: MKLEAATRPTMYFIGVTTGSSSIMKVFPEWVKYLGIDAQIKGIDIAIHEKPEVYREVVDFIKKDPLSLGALVTTHKIDIYAAAHDMFDVIGPYAKQFGEISSIYKDGDKYCCEAKDPITCGMAMEEFVPANYWKEHPEAGVMIMGAGGSCISMCSYYMRNSGKGNDPKNIVVANRSTPRLDECKKINEEFYPNTIPAEYFLTPDPGQNDDVMAKEMGEGSLIINATGLGKDRPGSPLTDAAQFPKKAIVWEINYRGELTFMHQAEAQEKEKELDIQDGWMYFVYGWTQVMADVFHCELLGEKLKKLSEIAREVQSRK